ACAGCGCCGGGGAGTGGTCGTATTTGATCAACCTCCCAATGCTGCGTCCGGATCTTTCAGTAGCATGCCAGGCATTCGCGACGTCGTCGCCGCTGGAGATGACGGTGGAAGAGGTGGCGGGGACGGCGGAGTGGACAGATGGAGGTAGGAAGGATGAGAAGAAAGGAGTGTCAGTGTTCGTGATGATGCCGTTGGATAGCGTGACGAATGGGAACACGGTCAATAGGAAGAAGGCGATGAATGCTAGTCTTCACGCTTTGAAAAGCGCCGGTATGGAGGGGATAATGATTGACGTTTGGTGGGGACTGGTGGAGAGGGAAGCGCCGGGTGCTTACAATTGGGGTGGTTACACCGAGCTCCTCGATATGGCCAAGAAACATGGCCTCAAAGTCCAGGCCGTCATGTCGTTCCATCAGTGCGGCAGCAACGTCGGTGACTCTTGCACGTCCGTATTTTTTCTTCCTTCCCCTCCCACtttcatttataaaattaccgaattattttttgaaaaataaatagttTTGATCTTTTTGGCAGTATTCCATTGCCAAAATGGGTAAGGGAAGAGATGGAGAAAGATTCAGACCTTGCATACACAGATCAATGGGGAAGAAGGAATTACGAATACGTTTCACTGGGTTGCGATTCTCTACTGGTCTTGAAAGGCCGGTCTCCAGTTCAATGTTACGCTGATTTCATGCGTGCCTTTAAGGACAACTTCAAACATCTACTTGGTGACACCATTGTGGTATTTAATTTCACTACTTTTTCATAATCCTTTAAATCCCTTTTGTTTATACTGTTAAAAACCAATATTAACAGAGTTGTGGTAGTTATTCATCTTATCTTCTTACCATGAGTTGGGGTTCAATATTCACTCATAGGAATGAAGTTACCTGTTGGAATTAGTCGGAATAAAGTTACCTGTTGGAATTAGTCGCTACAAGATGGTGGACATCCtgatttggaaaaaaaacatattaaagaatTAGCAATAGATATTGCGGGATGTGGTGATGTCTGTTCTGCTTGCATATTGCATATATTAACTTTTTGATATTTTCTAGttgaatttcttttatttttatggcTGTTTGATTTGGATATTCGAATTTagctatttgaatttttttttttttgctttacaTTTAAAAATTGCCGAAAATCactaatatttgattaaattaggTGCTAAATAGTTGTTTTTCTCAACAGGAAATTCAAGTGGGAATGGGTCCGGCAGGTGAGCTTCGGTATCCTTCATACCCTGAGGAAAATGGGATGTGGAAGTTCCCTGGAATTGGAGCCTTCCAATGTTATGATAAGGTACTTTTAATATCATTTGGTTTCAAATACTTGTCTTGAATACGGATATGTGTTTTGACATAAATAGTTCaattattcataatatttgtataaattatttgattGATTGTATTGTCGTATCAATGTCTAAACATGTATTAGACAGAGCAACATAGGCAGTGATCTCTCTTTTATCTATATCAGCTCCGAAGTTCCACTTTCTTCATGTTTCTTAACTAAAGTTGGAATTTATATTGTTTGATTCGAGTTTGAATGTTAGGCATGAATATGCATTAGATTCGgtagtttaattttttatgtatttgaatgatTGTATCCTTATAGCAATGTTCGGAGATATTTTGGATGGAGCAACATAAGCAATTATCTCTTTTATATCTAATATCAGCTCTCATGTTGCTACTTTCATgttattcaaaaaatttatattttgaatgattATTTCTTGTATCAATGTCCAAAATTGGGTCGGATAGAGCTACATAAGCAACGGTctctttatatgtatattttagcTCGCGTGTTGCTGCTTTCTTTGTGTTTCTTGACCAAGGTTGGATGTTGTATAATGCAGTATATGCTTAGCAGCCTAAAAGCAGCTGCAGAAGCAGCAGGTAAGCCAGAATGGGGTAGCACAGGCCCGACAGATGCCGGTCACTACAATAGTTGGCCTGAAGATACGCCATTTTTCAAGAAAGATGGTGGTGGTTGGAACAGCCAGTATGGTGAATTCTTTCTTTCATGGTATTCTCAAACTCTAATTGAACACGGTGAGCGAATTCTGTCTTCGGCATCCTCTGTTTTTGAAGCTACAGGAGTGAAGATCTCTGTAAAAGTTGCCGGTATTCACTGGCACTATGGAAGTCGATCACATGCTGCTGAACTCACTGCAGGGTACTACAACACAAGGTTCCGAGACGGCTACCTCCCGATGGCTCAAATGGTAGCTCGATATGGTGCTGTTTTCAATTTCACTTGTATAGAAATGCGAGATCATGAGCAGCCACAAGATGCCCTATGTGCACCGGAGAACCTAGTTCGACAAGTGGGTTTAGCTACCAAAGAAGCACAAGTTCCACTTGCCGGGGAGAATGCACTGCCCCGATACGACGAATCGGCGCATGAGCAGATCTTAAAAGCGTCATCATTGAATATTGATGGATCCTCAAATGATAGGGAGATGTTTGCGTTTACATACTTGAGGATGAACCCGTCACTCTTTCTGCCGGACAACTGGAGACGGTTTGTAGCTTTCGTGAAGAAGATGAACGAAGGAAAAGATAGCCGTCGGTGTTGGGAGCAAGTGGAGAGGGAAGCTGAACATTTTGTTAATGTCACCGAGCCTTTCGTTCAAGAGGCTGCCCTTGCCCTCATGCCTTGATCAAGGAGATAATTTTTGTCCGACAAAGTAGCTTATAAGTATAACCGTATAGTTCAATTTTCCCTCTAATATATATTAAGCATGTAAATTCATCTCACATCGAATACGAAGaggaagaaacaaagaaaaaaatatctGTAGGCATGTAAACGG
This window of the Gossypium hirsutum isolate 1008001.06 chromosome A09, Gossypium_hirsutum_v2.1, whole genome shotgun sequence genome carries:
- the LOC107888905 gene encoding beta-amylase 1, chloroplastic, which translates into the protein MAMNLGHQIGTLSGKQIPTEFAAGEQPSSATASPSAAWKSPAGNLQSNSPQENASPPMLTPPLTPNSAGEWSYLINLPMLRPDLSVACQAFATSSPLEMTVEEVAGTAEWTDGGRKDEKKGVSVFVMMPLDSVTNGNTVNRKKAMNASLHALKSAGMEGIMIDVWWGLVEREAPGAYNWGGYTELLDMAKKHGLKVQAVMSFHQCGSNVGDSCTIPLPKWVREEMEKDSDLAYTDQWGRRNYEYVSLGCDSLLVLKGRSPVQCYADFMRAFKDNFKHLLGDTIVEIQVGMGPAGELRYPSYPEENGMWKFPGIGAFQCYDKYMLSSLKAAAEAAGKPEWGSTGPTDAGHYNSWPEDTPFFKKDGGGWNSQYGEFFLSWYSQTLIEHGERILSSASSVFEATGVKISVKVAGIHWHYGSRSHAAELTAGYYNTRFRDGYLPMAQMVARYGAVFNFTCIEMRDHEQPQDALCAPENLVRQVGLATKEAQVPLAGENALPRYDESAHEQILKASSLNIDGSSNDREMFAFTYLRMNPSLFLPDNWRRFVAFVKKMNEGKDSRRCWEQVEREAEHFVNVTEPFVQEAALALMP